One Simonsiella muelleri ATCC 29453 DNA window includes the following coding sequences:
- a CDS encoding SEL1-like repeat protein has translation MKSAIITTKLKQAIDAFDGRNYAIAHPIFLQAAQQKSTIAQFHLGKMYEQGLGVNQDYVQAANYFRQAAERGYPPAQAKLGEFYANGLGLPMDYRQAAEWFSKAADQQDKTPEHRLHEACSAYEVEDFDTALSTFQELAQENDAVAQFHLGEMYSAGKGVPTDFQQAADWYELAAKQDFVPAQVRLGRMFANGEGVQKDYRAAAEWLMKAAEREDDDNENLFEQAQNAYRQNDYANAFNMLEKLANRNHDAAQYYLGSMYKYGYSVRQDNEQAIEWYMKSAKQGYPDAVAMVRELASKHSMPLAMFGLGELYGSALGVEQDDVQAADWFLRAAQRGYVPAQIKMAEWYAQGRGVARDYLQASAWYGKVAQAQAAGQAQQAFDAEVAQVNSTSTPHTRPTISPTVTYGGNSSVKPTVVQPSAPPTIQSLKTTDDAVIESEVAQTSQSANDFQSISPNNQQVDDVPVNPENEIVDTQPENVEEPIINENGEVAEVIDGAALLQTVEETEEPVEEEPKINEEEQAQQFQHALTSYQNQDFDNAFNEFKALAEQGHAEAQYYLGILYAQGWGVEQDERQAAVWYLKAADQGHAAAQYNLGMAYAKGLGIMQNMVEASYWYTQAAKLGYVQAQNNLGELYTSGEGVNQDYAQAAEWFTKAADQGDAIAQYNLGLAYAYGRGVEQSDKKALEYTLLAAEQGNAIAQYNLGVRYESGQGVVQNYTEAAKWYTKAAEQGNPSAQNNLGLLYADGNGVEKDTDKAADWCEKAADQGHADAQFNLGLLYAQSTDTEEGQRQAAAWYAKAAEQGHSGAQNNLAIAYFNGWGVEQDHEKAIVWYRAAAEQGVVAAQYGLGWLYFHSSPPNYELAEQWWQEAVKQGDQNAQRGLDELAKRRA, from the coding sequence ATGAAATCCGCTATCATCACCACGAAGCTCAAGCAAGCGATAGATGCGTTTGATGGACGTAATTATGCCATTGCGCACCCGATTTTCTTGCAAGCGGCTCAGCAAAAATCCACTATTGCTCAATTCCATTTGGGTAAAATGTATGAACAAGGTTTGGGCGTGAACCAAGATTATGTTCAGGCTGCCAATTATTTCCGTCAAGCCGCAGAGCGTGGTTATCCCCCTGCACAAGCCAAATTGGGTGAATTTTATGCCAATGGTTTGGGTTTGCCGATGGATTATCGTCAGGCAGCTGAATGGTTTAGTAAAGCCGCCGACCAACAAGATAAAACACCCGAGCATCGTTTACATGAAGCGTGTTCTGCTTATGAAGTTGAGGATTTTGATACTGCCTTGTCCACATTCCAAGAATTGGCGCAAGAAAATGATGCAGTCGCGCAATTTCATTTGGGCGAAATGTACAGCGCAGGCAAAGGTGTACCAACGGATTTTCAACAAGCTGCAGATTGGTATGAATTAGCGGCTAAACAAGATTTTGTCCCCGCGCAAGTGCGTTTGGGTAGAATGTTTGCCAATGGCGAAGGGGTACAAAAAGATTATCGTGCAGCGGCTGAATGGTTGATGAAAGCTGCTGAACGCGAAGACGATGATAACGAAAATTTATTTGAACAAGCACAAAATGCGTATCGTCAAAATGATTATGCTAACGCATTTAATATGCTGGAAAAATTAGCTAATCGTAATCATGATGCTGCTCAATATTATTTAGGTAGTATGTATAAATATGGCTACTCTGTGCGTCAAGATAATGAGCAAGCAATTGAATGGTATATGAAATCCGCTAAGCAAGGTTATCCTGACGCTGTGGCAATGGTGCGTGAACTGGCCAGCAAACATTCTATGCCGTTGGCGATGTTTGGTTTGGGCGAATTGTATGGTTCGGCTTTGGGCGTGGAACAAGATGATGTTCAGGCAGCCGACTGGTTTTTACGTGCCGCACAACGCGGTTATGTACCTGCACAAATTAAAATGGCAGAATGGTATGCGCAAGGTCGTGGTGTTGCACGAGATTATTTGCAAGCATCGGCTTGGTATGGCAAAGTAGCACAAGCACAAGCTGCAGGACAGGCACAACAAGCGTTTGATGCTGAAGTAGCACAAGTGAATAGTACATCAACGCCACATACTCGCCCCACCATTTCACCTACGGTAACTTATGGTGGAAATTCTTCTGTGAAACCCACTGTGGTACAACCTAGTGCGCCACCAACCATTCAATCACTCAAAACCACAGATGATGCAGTAATTGAGTCTGAAGTGGCACAAACTTCACAATCTGCGAATGATTTTCAGAGTATTTCGCCTAATAATCAACAGGTTGATGATGTTCCTGTTAATCCCGAAAATGAAATTGTGGACACGCAGCCTGAAAATGTGGAAGAACCCATTATCAATGAAAATGGCGAAGTGGCTGAAGTAATTGATGGTGCGGCATTGCTGCAAACCGTAGAAGAAACAGAAGAACCTGTTGAAGAAGAGCCAAAAATCAACGAAGAAGAACAAGCACAACAATTTCAACACGCATTAACCAGTTATCAAAACCAAGATTTTGATAATGCGTTTAATGAATTCAAAGCATTGGCAGAACAAGGTCATGCGGAAGCGCAATATTATTTGGGTATTTTGTATGCACAAGGTTGGGGCGTCGAACAAGATGAACGTCAAGCTGCTGTGTGGTATTTGAAAGCCGCCGACCAAGGTCATGCTGCTGCACAATACAATTTGGGTATGGCATACGCTAAAGGCTTGGGTATTATGCAAAATATGGTGGAAGCATCTTATTGGTACACACAAGCTGCTAAATTGGGCTATGTTCAAGCTCAAAATAATTTGGGCGAACTGTATACCAGTGGTGAGGGTGTGAACCAAGATTATGCCCAAGCAGCTGAATGGTTTACCAAAGCTGCTGACCAAGGTGATGCCATTGCACAATATAATTTAGGTTTGGCTTATGCGTATGGTCGTGGCGTGGAACAAAGCGACAAAAAAGCTTTAGAATACACTTTATTGGCAGCCGAACAAGGTAACGCCATTGCACAATACAACTTGGGGGTGCGTTATGAAAGCGGTCAAGGCGTGGTGCAAAATTACACCGAAGCCGCTAAGTGGTACACCAAAGCCGCCGAACAAGGCAACCCCAGCGCACAAAATAATTTGGGGTTATTGTATGCCGATGGTAATGGCGTGGAAAAAGATACCGATAAAGCAGCCGATTGGTGTGAAAAAGCCGCCGACCAAGGACACGCAGATGCTCAATTTAATTTGGGCTTGTTGTACGCACAAAGCACCGACACCGAAGAAGGACAGCGTCAAGCTGCCGCGTGGTATGCCAAAGCCGCTGAACAAGGTCATTCTGGCGCACAAAATAATTTAGCCATCGCGTATTTCAATGGCTGGGGCGTGGAACAAGACCACGAAAAAGCGATTGTGTGGTATCGTGCTGCTGCAGAACAAGGCGTGGTTGCGGCGCAATATGGTTTGGGTTGGTTGTATTTCCACAGTTCTCCGCCAAACTATGAATTAGCCGAACAATGGTGGCAAGAAGCCGTGAAACAAGGCGACCAAAATGCACAACGTGGTCTAGATGAATTGGCAAAACGCCGTGCATAA